The genome window GTTAAATATGCGCGAGTTGATGAAAATGGAAAACTTTTTGATCGCGCAAGCTTTGAGACCGTTGATAATGCGCAGGCTCTAATTAATCAAATGGTTGATGTTGTTAAAAAAATTGAAACGAACCATCGACTTGAAGGGATTGGGGTTAGTGCCCCGGGAATTATCCGTAAGGACGGATTCATGGTTACCGGCGGAGCAATTCAAAGCCTTTACGATTTTCCATTGAGTGCAGAGTTGGCGAAAAAAACAGGTCTAGCTGTAACGGTTGAAAACGATGCAAACGCTGCTGCGATCGCTGAACACTGGATTGGAAATGCTGTTCATTGTGATAATTATCTGACCATCGTTTTGGGTACGGGAATCGGCGGCGGGATCGTGATTAACGGGGAAGTTTACCGAGGAGCTCACGGAATGGCTGGTGAATTTGGCTGGAATGTCATCCATGACATCGATTTGAGTGAAAATCTTGAGGATTATTCTTTGAACCTTCATGCAGCGGTAGTTTACGGGTTGATTCGCCGCTATAATGCTAGTAAAAAGCGCATGGGTGATGACAAATCTGTAAATGACGCACGAGAGATTTTAGAAGCCGCAGATCAAGGTGAACTTTTAGCTCAAAAGGCGGTTGATGAATTTATGCAAGATTTGGTAGTCATGCTTTTAAATTTATTTGCTAACTTTGATCCAGAACTGATTTTAATTGGCGGCGGAATTAGTGCAAACGTTAATTTCATGGAGCTGCTCAACCGAAAATTAGCTGAATATGTCAATCGTCATGGTAGTATTAGTCGTATTAAAAATATTTCACTAGGTCAAGTAAAGCCTGCAAAACTTTGTAATGATGCTGGTTTGGTCGGCGCGACTTATCAGATTAAGAAATATTTAGAAAAGGAAGGAAAATAGTGAGTCCATTATCAGATGATTTTTTGTGGGGCGGAGCAGTTGCTGCCCATCAGTTAGAAGGTGCTTGGCAAGAGGGCGGCAAAGGAGTTTCAATTGCCGATGTTATGACAGCAGGTGCTCACGGGGTTGATCGTGAGATCACGCCTGGCGTGCAAGAAGGGAAGAATTATCCTAATCATGAAGCAATTGATTTTTATCATCGCTATCATGAAGACGTTAAGTTGTTTGCAGATTTGGGGTTAAATTGTTTTAGGACTTCGATTGCTTGGGCCCGAATTTTTCCCAACGGCGATGAGTCAGCACCTAATGAAGCTGGATTAAAGTTCTATGATGATTTATTTGACGATTTGTTGGCGCACGGAATTGAGCCAGTTATTACATTATCGCATTTTGAAATGCCATATCATTTAGTTGAAAAATATGGTGGCTGGCGTGATCGGCGTTTGATCGATTTCTTTGTGCGTTTTGCAACCGTTGTTTTCTAGCGCTATCAGCATAAAGTAAAATATTGGATGACATTTAATGAAATTAATAATCAGGCGAGTCTTAATGAATGGGGCTTGTTTACAAACTCGGGGATTTTAGTTAAAGATAACGAAAATGCTGAGCAGGTAATGTATCAAGCTGCACACTATGAATTGGTTGCGAGCGCCCAGGCAGTCCAAATCGGTCATGCAATTAATCCGGATTTTGAAATTGGGTGTATGGTGGCAATGGGCCCAACTTATCCAGCGACTCCAGACCCAAGAGACATTTTGAAAGCCCAAAAAGTCATGCAAGCTAATTATTGGTTTTCTGATGTTCAAGTATTGGGCAGTTATCCAGAATGGTTGACCAAGTACCAGGAAAATCAAAATTTCAAATTGGATATTACTAATGAAGACTTATACACTCTAGATTCGGGAGTCGTTGATTACGTCGGGATCTCTTATTACGCTTCGAACGTGGTGAAATCTTCTGAAAATGAACCGCTAAGCAACTTAACACCAGGACATAATGAAGAAGTTACCAATTCGGCGCTTGAGAAAACTGATTGGGGTTGGCAAATTGATCCGCTTGGTTTACGATACAGCTTAAATTGGCTCACTGATCGCTATCATTTACCAATTTTTATTGTGGAAAATGGGATGGGAGCGTTTGATCAAGTTGAAAAAGACGGCAAAATTCATGATCCTTATCGAATTGAATACCTCAAAAAGCACATTGAACAAATGAAATTAGCAGTCTCTGAAGATGGCGTTGATTTGATGGGTTACACTCCGTGGGGCTTGATTGATCTCGTTTCGGCGGGTACGGGTCAAATGGAGAAACGTTATGGTGTTATCTATGTCGACAAAAATGATAAGGGCGAGGGAACTCTTGAGCGATCTCGCAAGGATTCATTTGATTGGTTTAAGAAGGTGATCGCGACTAACGGCGATGATTTAACTGAATAAATTACAAAAAAGCTTCTCAAATTCAATGGGAAGTTTTTTAATGTTTTTTTCTTTGAAACATTTATTTCTCTTGGTAATTTTCGAAGCTGGGTTAAAATTAAAGAAAAACATTTATGAAAGTCAGGAGTCGGTTAATGAACTACATTATTGGCATTGACGTGGGGACGACGAACACGAAGGCAGTTCTCTATGATCTCAATGGGCATCTTTTGGCGAAGGCCTCTCGAAGTTATCGTCTTTATCAAGACGAGATTGATCAGGCAGAAGAAGATCCAGAGGAAATATTTCAAGCGGTAGTTGAAGTGCTTCAGGCGGTTATTAAATGTGCGGGGGTTGAAGCTCAGAATATTTTAGCTATCTCCTGGTCTGCTCAGCAACACAGCCTTTTAGCGCTTGATCAAAACTTTAAGCCGCTTACGAGGGTGATTACTTGGGCAGATAATCGTGCGATGTCAGTGACTCAGAAATTTAAAAATAGCGGTCAGGGCCTTAAATTTTATCACTCGACGGGCTTGCCCATTCATCCAATGGGTCCGATTTACAAATTATTTTGGTTAAAAGAAGTTGATCCAGAATTATTTAGACGCACATCTTACTGGGTTGGCATTAAAGAATACATAATTTGGCGTTTGACTGGTCAATTGCAAATTGACGAATCCATGGCTGCTTCAACGGGCTTGTTTAATTTAAATAGTTTGCAGTGGGATCAAGATATTTTAAAAACTGTGGGCGTTAGAGAAAGTCAATTGCCAGAAGTCGTGCCGATTACGGCGGCGATTAGCGGAGTTCACTTGGAAATTTCGCGCCAACTGGATTTAAATCCAGCGATCAAGATCGTGATGGGTGCAACAGACGGTGCCTTGTCAACGCTAGGTATCGCTGGCACCCAAGAAAAAACTTTGACAATTAACGTTGGAACTTCAGCGGCAGTGAGAGAGGTAGTGGATCAACCAATTCTTGATTCGGATGCGCGGTTATTTTGTTATCCGATCGTCAAGGGAAAATATTTGGTTGGCGGGCCAATTAACAACGGCGGGATCGTTTTTAATTGGGCAAGAGAAACTCTATTAGATGGTGAGGCTCAGGCCTTTGACGAGGTGATCAAACTCGCCTGCTCAGCGCCAGCGGGATCTAACGGTTTAATTTTTTATCCGTATTTAGGAGGCGAGAGAGCACCTTTGTGGGATGCCGATGCGCGGGGAACTTTTGTCGGGCTTAATCGAAATCACAGCAAGGCGGATTTAATTCGTTCAGTGATGGAGGGCATAATTTTCAACGTTTATCTGGTTGCCCAAGCAACTAAGCTTGATTATACCAAAATTCTCGCTACCGGCGGATTCGTTCAGTCAGATTTAAGTGCCCAAATTTTAGCCGATGTTTTTGAACAAAGAATCTCAATTCCAACTGACAGTGAGGCCGGATGTTTTGCAGCAATGTTTATCGCTCGTTTGAGTTTAGGATTTGCAAAAGAACTGTCAGATATCAGTAATAATTTTGGATCCGAAAAACAATATCTCCCAGCGGATAAGATTACAGATTCTTATCGGGAACTAAAGCAGATTTTTATCAGATTTGCTAAAAATAATACTAATTTAGATCATGCCCTTGCTGATTATCAAAGGAAATATCACAAACTTTAAACAAGATTGTTTTATTTTCAAAAACACAAATCTTAAGATAAACCGTCAATTAAGGTGGTAATATGTTAAACTCTGGTGTAAACGTTATCACGAATGAGGGGGATATTAATTTTTGAAAGAAAATGCTGGATTTAGAGATGATTTTCTTTGGGGCGGTGCAGTTGCGGCTCATCAGTTAGAAGGAGCCTGGCGCGAGGGTGGTAAAGGGGTCAGCATTGCTGATGTTATGACTGCCGGAAGCAATGAATCTAAGCGCCAGATTACTGACGGAGTTCAACCAGGTGTTTATTACCCTAATCATGAAGGAATTGATTTCTATCATCGTTACCCAGAAGATCTTAAGCTGATGGCCGAGATGGGGTTTAAATGTTTTCGGACTTCAATTGCTTGGACGCGAATTTTTCCAAATGGCGATGAAACTAGTCCAAACGAAGAAGGTTTAAAATTCTATGATCAATTGTTTGATGAATGTTTGAAATATCAGATTGAGCCGGTTATTACTTTATCGCATTTTGAAATGCCTTATAACCTGGTAACTAAATATGGTGGTTGGCGCAGTCGAAAACTGATTGATTTCTTTTTGAATTATGCTCAGACAGTTTTTGAACGTTATCAAAATAAAGTGAAATATTGGATGACTTTTAATGAAATCAATAATCAGGCGAATTATTATGATCCGTTACCACTGCTCGTTGATTCGGGTCTCATTGTTCAGCCAGATGAAAATATTGAGCGGACAATGTATCAAGCGGCCCATTATGAATTGGTAGCGAGTGCTAAAGCCGTCAAATTAGCGCATCAGATTAATGACGATTTTAAAATTGGATCGATGGTCGCGGTGACACCAATTTA of Xylocopilactobacillus apicola contains these proteins:
- a CDS encoding ROK family protein, translating into MKNYMAFDIGGTTVKYARVDENGKLFDRASFETVDNAQALINQMVDVVKKIETNHRLEGIGVSAPGIIRKDGFMVTGGAIQSLYDFPLSAELAKKTGLAVTVENDANAAAIAEHWIGNAVHCDNYLTIVLGTGIGGGIVINGEVYRGAHGMAGEFGWNVIHDIDLSENLEDYSLNLHAAVVYGLIRRYNASKKRMGDDKSVNDAREILEAADQGELLAQKAVDEFMQDLVVMLLNLFANFDPELILIGGGISANVNFMELLNRKLAEYVNRHGSISRIKNISLGQVKPAKLCNDAGLVGATYQIKKYLEKEGK
- a CDS encoding gluconokinase codes for the protein MNYIIGIDVGTTNTKAVLYDLNGHLLAKASRSYRLYQDEIDQAEEDPEEIFQAVVEVLQAVIKCAGVEAQNILAISWSAQQHSLLALDQNFKPLTRVITWADNRAMSVTQKFKNSGQGLKFYHSTGLPIHPMGPIYKLFWLKEVDPELFRRTSYWVGIKEYIIWRLTGQLQIDESMAASTGLFNLNSLQWDQDILKTVGVRESQLPEVVPITAAISGVHLEISRQLDLNPAIKIVMGATDGALSTLGIAGTQEKTLTINVGTSAAVREVVDQPILDSDARLFCYPIVKGKYLVGGPINNGGIVFNWARETLLDGEAQAFDEVIKLACSAPAGSNGLIFYPYLGGERAPLWDADARGTFVGLNRNHSKADLIRSVMEGIIFNVYLVAQATKLDYTKILATGGFVQSDLSAQILADVFEQRISIPTDSEAGCFAAMFIARLSLGFAKELSDISNNFGSEKQYLPADKITDSYRELKQIFIRFAKNNTNLDHALADYQRKYHKL
- a CDS encoding 6-phospho-beta-glucosidase, yielding MKENAGFRDDFLWGGAVAAHQLEGAWREGGKGVSIADVMTAGSNESKRQITDGVQPGVYYPNHEGIDFYHRYPEDLKLMAEMGFKCFRTSIAWTRIFPNGDETSPNEEGLKFYDQLFDECLKYQIEPVITLSHFEMPYNLVTKYGGWRSRKLIDFFLNYAQTVFERYQNKVKYWMTFNEINNQANYYDPLPLLVDSGLIVQPDENIERTMYQAAHYELVASAKAVKLAHQINDDFKIGSMVAVTPIYPQTSKPADVIKAEKISQARYWFEDVQANGEYPWWLKNYQAKQNWNLDITKEDLEVLAENTVDYLGFSYYKSRCVSANPGEAPQYRYQGIKSFAPNQHLPKTEWGWEIDPEGLRIAMNWLADRYHKPQFIVENGLGAVDQVEPDGKIHDPYRIDYLKAHIEQMKLAVVEDGIDLLGYTPWGCIDLISAGTGEMSKRYGFIYVDRDDVGKGSLKRLRKDSFFWYQQVIKSNGEKLD